One Thermodesulfobacteriota bacterium genomic region harbors:
- a CDS encoding FAD-dependent oxidoreductase, with product MRRPVPFEELMPISRVSTEIQKTGLWGKLKPLYQEGIGPCRESCPLGTDIPLFVSFVKEGDFVRAKETILFENPFPAVCGRVCYHPCETSCNRREFDSSVLVRALERFVGDHISFHIPISESKNSKKVAIVGSGPAGLSCAYFLLRLGHRVTIFEKERNLGGLLRWGIPPYRLPKEVLEREISRLLALNPKIELKREISGNEILSLLREFDYVFLGVGLGEPKTLNVEGAEKKGIHYGFEFLKNRTIAEDEVWDVVVIGGGDVAMDAARTVKRLRPKATVRIFAPETVDSLPALKENFEEAKEEGIEIEGGYVPIAFRGREGVESVIFRETEVRRDPMTGDLVFNPKDGIIEAKADTVIVCIGQRPEKKLVESGFIEGRGFILTDRMGRTKIKGIYAGGDVTGQKASVSDALSSGKKAAIAIDMDAKGLEIPPEELSLGQKGSVSFKKYLDLEKKNVKKVVFFSDLNTLVIEREPEAKIWKEPPKERIVDFREVSRTLEELDAKSEASRCLTCGQCRKCDLCFYLCPDVSVKRKDEGLYEVNEDYCKSCGICVRTCPSHVIEMVEKNGGATFR from the coding sequence ATGAGGAGACCAGTCCCGTTTGAAGAATTAATGCCCATCTCCAGAGTCTCAACTGAGATTCAAAAAACCGGTCTATGGGGAAAATTAAAACCCCTCTACCAGGAAGGGATCGGACCCTGCAGGGAGTCGTGCCCTTTGGGGACCGACATACCCCTTTTCGTCTCCTTCGTAAAAGAAGGCGATTTTGTCCGGGCTAAAGAGACCATCCTTTTCGAGAACCCATTTCCTGCTGTATGCGGGAGAGTATGTTACCATCCCTGTGAAACGAGCTGCAATAGGAGAGAGTTCGATTCATCGGTCTTGGTGAGGGCCCTCGAGCGATTCGTAGGAGATCATATTTCATTTCACATACCTATCTCGGAAAGTAAGAATTCGAAAAAAGTTGCCATCGTCGGCTCTGGCCCCGCAGGCCTTTCTTGTGCCTATTTTCTTTTGAGGCTAGGTCATAGAGTTACAATCTTTGAAAAAGAAAGAAATTTGGGAGGACTTTTGAGATGGGGTATACCCCCCTACAGGTTGCCAAAGGAAGTTTTAGAGCGAGAAATATCGAGGCTTTTGGCTCTGAATCCAAAAATAGAGCTAAAGAGAGAGATTTCGGGAAATGAAATCCTTTCACTCCTTCGTGAGTTTGACTACGTTTTTCTTGGCGTGGGGCTTGGAGAGCCAAAGACTCTAAATGTGGAAGGGGCCGAAAAAAAGGGAATTCATTACGGATTCGAATTTTTAAAGAACCGGACAATAGCAGAAGATGAGGTGTGGGACGTTGTGGTGATAGGCGGAGGCGATGTGGCAATGGATGCAGCCCGAACGGTAAAGAGACTTAGGCCTAAGGCCACTGTGCGAATCTTTGCCCCTGAAACCGTAGATTCGCTTCCAGCTTTAAAGGAAAACTTTGAAGAAGCGAAAGAGGAAGGGATTGAGATTGAGGGTGGATATGTGCCCATTGCATTTAGGGGAAGAGAGGGGGTTGAGAGTGTAATTTTTCGGGAAACGGAAGTAAGAAGGGACCCAATGACAGGTGATTTAGTCTTTAATCCAAAGGATGGCATTATAGAGGCGAAAGCAGATACTGTAATTGTGTGCATAGGGCAGAGGCCCGAAAAAAAATTAGTTGAAAGCGGATTCATCGAAGGGAGGGGGTTCATACTTACGGATAGAATGGGAAGGACAAAGATAAAAGGTATCTACGCCGGTGGTGACGTGACAGGACAAAAAGCCTCTGTTTCTGATGCCTTAAGCTCTGGAAAAAAAGCCGCCATAGCCATAGATATGGATGCAAAAGGGTTAGAGATCCCTCCCGAAGAACTTTCTTTGGGCCAAAAAGGCTCCGTTTCTTTCAAAAAATATTTGGATCTGGAAAAAAAGAATGTGAAAAAGGTAGTCTTCTTTTCCGACCTCAATACACTGGTTATAGAGAGAGAACCGGAAGCAAAGATTTGGAAAGAGCCTCCAAAAGAGAGGATAGTCGATTTCAGGGAGGTATCTAGGACCCTTGAGGAACTGGATGCAAAATCGGAAGCGAGTAGATGCCTCACCTGTGGGCAGTGCAGGAAGTGTGATCTTTGTTTTTATTTATGTCCAGATGTCTCGGTAAAAAGAAAAGATGAAGGGCTTTATGAGGTAAATGAAGATTACTGTAAGTCATGTGGAATATGTGTGAGGACATGTCCTTCCCACGTAATAGAAATGGTGGAGAAAAATGGTGGAGCTACTTTCCGGTAA
- the porA gene encoding pyruvate ferredoxin oxidoreductase → MVELLSGNHAIAEAVRLCKVDFIAAYPITPQTPIYEKIAEMVSDGRIKGQMMRAESEHSAMAACISASLTGVRVFTASSSQGIAFMHEMLHFASGNRVSIVMACVNRVVSAPWAFGSDQTDTLSQRDTGWIQLYCEDGQEALDTVIMAYRVAETVFLPVMVTIDGFYTSHFIEPVDIPDEKAVDKYLPPKSLPNRFDLKNPAFIQNVVDSHYYSEFKKRQFDDTMKAKETIIEADKEFGKLFGRSYGVVEADDLEDADVGIVTSGALVSCARIAKKNLREKGIKVGLLKIKLFRPFPYDEVIKHLANLKKVLVIDRNVSCGKGGIFCDELKGAMYNLEKRPKIYGFIGGLCGEDLPPETIEKIALYVINEDKAPEKPIWIHGMTF, encoded by the coding sequence ATGGTGGAGCTACTTTCCGGTAATCACGCAATAGCAGAGGCTGTAAGACTTTGCAAGGTCGATTTTATTGCCGCCTATCCCATAACACCCCAAACACCGATATACGAAAAGATTGCGGAGATGGTTTCGGATGGAAGAATAAAGGGACAGATGATGAGGGCAGAATCGGAACATTCTGCAATGGCTGCCTGTATCTCAGCTTCTCTCACAGGAGTGCGTGTTTTTACGGCAAGCTCATCCCAAGGAATCGCATTCATGCATGAGATGCTCCATTTTGCTTCAGGTAACAGAGTTTCTATCGTTATGGCCTGCGTAAACAGGGTAGTTTCAGCGCCATGGGCGTTTGGCAGCGACCAGACAGATACCCTTTCCCAGAGGGATACCGGATGGATACAGCTTTACTGCGAGGATGGACAAGAGGCACTGGACACGGTGATTATGGCGTATAGAGTCGCCGAGACTGTCTTTTTACCAGTTATGGTCACGATAGACGGTTTTTATACATCCCATTTCATTGAACCGGTTGACATTCCAGATGAGAAGGCCGTTGATAAGTACCTTCCTCCAAAAAGTTTACCCAACAGATTCGATTTGAAAAATCCTGCCTTTATCCAAAATGTCGTGGATTCGCATTACTATTCTGAGTTCAAAAAGAGACAATTCGACGATACAATGAAAGCAAAGGAAACAATTATAGAGGCAGATAAAGAATTTGGAAAATTATTCGGAAGATCATACGGTGTGGTTGAAGCTGATGATCTAGAGGACGCGGATGTAGGTATAGTTACATCTGGTGCTCTCGTCTCATGTGCACGGATAGCTAAGAAGAATCTTAGGGAAAAAGGAATAAAAGTAGGCCTTTTAAAGATAAAACTCTTTAGGCCATTTCCGTATGACGAGGTCATAAAACATTTAGCAAACCTAAAGAAAGTCCTAGTCATAGATAGAAATGTGTCATGTGGCAAAGGTGGCATATTCTGCGATGAACTGAAAGGGGCCATGTACAATTTAGAAAAAAGACCGAAGATATACGGATTTATAGGAGGCCTTTGCGGCGAGGATTTGCCTCCAGAGACGATAGAGAAAATAGCGCTTTACGTCATAAATGAAGATAAGGCCCCGGAGAAGCCGATATGGATACACGGGATGACCTTCTAA
- a CDS encoding rod shape-determining protein, with translation MGFLDRISRFFSSHLAMDLGTANTLIYMRGEGIVLNEPSVVAIDNNLGRVIAVGRQAKEYIGRTPPNISAIRPLKDGVIADFDVARAMIKYFLEKVRKERKVSRPKMVVGVPSGITQVEKKAVIDACLQVGVKNIYLIEEPMAAAIGSEMPIELPRGNMVVDIGGGTTEVAIISLSAVAFSESLRVAGDELDESIVRYLQKKHQISIGLIAAEKIKIEHASLYPSSDEYVTIVGKDILTGTPKSVKISKKELAEAVEEPVAAIVEAIKRTLEKLPPDFVSDLNESGMVLTGGGALLKGLRERIELETGISVRMAEDPLTSVVIGAGKTLEDMERYKRVFIN, from the coding sequence ATGGGATTCCTTGATAGAATATCGAGGTTTTTTTCATCGCATCTGGCAATGGATCTGGGAACTGCCAATACTCTCATATACATGAGGGGAGAAGGCATTGTACTTAATGAACCATCCGTTGTGGCGATAGACAACAACCTAGGCAGGGTTATAGCCGTTGGAAGACAGGCAAAGGAATATATCGGCAGAACGCCTCCCAATATAAGTGCCATAAGGCCCCTAAAGGACGGGGTTATTGCCGACTTCGATGTGGCAAGGGCAATGATAAAGTACTTTCTTGAAAAGGTCAGGAAGGAAAGAAAGGTATCTAGACCAAAGATGGTCGTAGGGGTGCCATCCGGAATAACGCAGGTGGAAAAAAAGGCGGTGATAGACGCCTGTCTACAGGTGGGTGTCAAAAATATCTATCTTATAGAAGAACCGATGGCAGCGGCAATCGGTTCTGAGATGCCGATTGAGCTTCCAAGGGGCAACATGGTTGTCGATATAGGCGGGGGAACCACAGAGGTAGCCATAATAAGTCTATCTGCCGTCGCTTTCAGTGAGTCTTTAAGGGTTGCTGGGGATGAACTCGATGAGTCCATAGTGAGGTACTTGCAAAAAAAACATCAGATCTCCATAGGTCTCATAGCCGCTGAAAAAATTAAAATAGAACACGCATCTCTTTATCCTTCATCCGATGAGTACGTAACAATCGTCGGGAAGGACATTTTGACAGGAACACCAAAGAGTGTCAAAATATCGAAAAAAGAACTGGCGGAGGCCGTGGAGGAACCTGTCGCTGCGATAGTTGAGGCGATAAAGAGAACACTTGAGAAGCTTCCTCCTGATTTCGTTTCGGATCTTAATGAGTCCGGGATGGTCTTGACAGGAGGTGGTGCCCTCTTAAAAGGTCTAAGGGAAAGAATTGAGCTTGAAACTGGGATTTCTGTGCGAATGGCGGAAGATCCACTGACATCGGTAGTTATAGGTGCGGGTAAAACATTGGAAGATATGGAAAGGTATAAAAGGGTCTTTATAAATTGA
- a CDS encoding thiamine pyrophosphate-dependent enzyme: MDTRDDLLRQGHYACPGCGLAIAMKLVLSALGERTIVVIIPSCEAVISATYPFSALKVPAFHSAFVIAAPTAAGISRALKVRGEDDITVLAFAGDGGTYDIGLQSLSGAAERNEDFIYVCLDNEAYMNTGIQASSSTPFCSWTVTTPKGKKERKKRLMDIIVAHSIPYCATATIGYPEDLIEKVKRAKKKKGTRFIHILTPCPTGWRMREDLTGIVSMLAFETKIFPLYEVYDGEIYRITKMPKGLPVKEYLSLQGRFSHLKEEEIEEIQKNVDKEWARLLYLAKRNAENCA; the protein is encoded by the coding sequence ATGGATACACGGGATGACCTTCTAAGACAGGGACATTACGCGTGTCCTGGATGTGGTCTTGCTATAGCGATGAAACTTGTTCTTTCGGCACTTGGGGAAAGAACCATAGTAGTTATAATTCCTTCCTGTGAGGCAGTGATAAGCGCCACGTATCCCTTTTCTGCTCTCAAAGTACCAGCATTCCATTCCGCCTTTGTAATTGCCGCACCGACAGCAGCGGGAATCTCAAGGGCGCTAAAGGTGAGAGGCGAGGATGATATAACCGTTTTGGCTTTCGCAGGTGATGGGGGTACTTATGACATAGGTCTCCAATCTCTATCAGGTGCGGCAGAAAGGAACGAAGATTTCATATACGTCTGCCTCGATAACGAGGCTTACATGAATACTGGGATCCAAGCAAGTTCTTCAACACCATTTTGTTCTTGGACTGTAACCACACCCAAAGGTAAAAAAGAAAGAAAAAAGAGGCTTATGGATATAATCGTTGCGCATTCTATCCCTTACTGTGCGACCGCAACCATAGGCTATCCTGAAGATTTAATCGAAAAAGTAAAAAGGGCGAAGAAGAAAAAAGGGACAAGGTTCATACATATACTTACCCCTTGTCCCACCGGCTGGAGAATGAGAGAAGATCTAACAGGTATTGTCTCCATGCTCGCCTTTGAGACAAAGATCTTTCCACTTTACGAAGTATACGATGGCGAAATCTATAGGATAACGAAGATGCCCAAGGGGCTACCTGTCAAAGAGTACCTTTCCCTTCAAGGAAGGTTTTCCCACCTAAAAGAAGAAGAGATAGAGGAAATCCAAAAAAATGTCGACAAGGAATGGGCAAGGCTTTTATACCTAGCCAAAAGGAATGCGGAGAATTGCGCTTAA
- the larA gene encoding nickel-dependent lactate racemase, producing MGNVFHINYEDKKLQFVLPSNWNVKVLEGKRSFDSCLDDESEIKRAIDEPIKSKRLEELAKLSSEIAILFDDAQRNTPCHKIIPIVVDRLNRGGIPDERIRLVCAVGTHPVLTDEELKRRVGESLYERFKGRIFSHDPFGEHVFIGRTRRGTPVEISKIVHESDLIVGVGSCMPHPSAGFGGGYKIIMPGVVSYETTERHHMTFLRNRKSTVSLLRGNPFYEEIKDIGEMAGLTFKIDVVLDEAGRLLKAFAGHPYFEHVSASRYSARVHETLVDGLSDVTITSAHPLEVGVQATKALLFAQYVTKRGGVIVWVAPHRKAGSIGPLLEEMKKPHSASEYHKRFICEGIPENLKHLGVSYVMQIVHFKEIAERYKVIHVTEGLGEEDVRRMGFRYARSMDEAIDLAQSMIRKDANVYVIPSGGSILPRVVNL from the coding sequence ATGGGGAACGTCTTCCATATAAATTACGAGGATAAAAAGCTACAATTTGTTCTACCCTCAAATTGGAATGTGAAGGTTTTGGAGGGAAAAAGATCTTTTGATAGCTGTCTCGATGATGAATCGGAGATAAAAAGAGCCATAGATGAGCCGATCAAATCCAAAAGACTTGAGGAATTGGCTAAGCTTTCTTCTGAAATTGCGATTCTTTTCGATGACGCACAAAGAAACACACCGTGCCATAAGATAATTCCGATTGTTGTCGATAGGTTAAACAGAGGAGGAATACCAGACGAGAGGATAAGACTCGTATGTGCCGTGGGAACCCATCCAGTCCTTACCGATGAAGAGCTAAAAAGGAGAGTGGGTGAGTCTCTCTATGAAAGGTTTAAAGGTAGGATATTCTCCCATGACCCATTCGGGGAACACGTCTTTATTGGAAGGACAAGACGGGGTACGCCAGTAGAGATTAGTAAAATAGTACATGAGTCCGATCTTATAGTCGGTGTTGGTAGTTGTATGCCCCACCCATCCGCAGGGTTTGGAGGGGGATATAAGATAATCATGCCAGGGGTTGTCTCGTATGAGACCACAGAAAGGCACCACATGACCTTTCTGAGGAATAGAAAAAGTACCGTGAGCCTTCTTCGGGGGAACCCTTTTTACGAAGAGATCAAAGATATAGGAGAGATGGCCGGTCTAACCTTCAAAATAGACGTGGTCCTTGACGAGGCTGGAAGACTCCTTAAAGCTTTTGCTGGCCATCCTTACTTTGAGCATGTTTCCGCTTCTCGATACTCCGCTCGGGTGCATGAAACTTTGGTAGATGGTCTTTCAGACGTCACAATCACATCGGCCCATCCGCTGGAAGTGGGTGTTCAGGCAACAAAGGCCCTTCTTTTTGCCCAGTATGTGACAAAAAGGGGTGGCGTAATTGTGTGGGTTGCACCGCACAGAAAGGCAGGTTCCATAGGTCCTCTTTTGGAGGAGATGAAAAAACCACACTCCGCCTCCGAGTATCATAAACGATTCATTTGTGAGGGGATTCCGGAAAATCTAAAGCATCTGGGGGTATCGTACGTAATGCAGATTGTCCATTTTAAAGAGATAGCTGAAAGGTACAAAGTCATACATGTAACGGAAGGTCTTGGGGAGGAAGATGTGAGAAGAATGGGATTTCGCTACGCAAGATCGATGGATGAGGCGATAGATTTGGCACAAAGCATGATCAGAAAGGACGCCAACGTTTATGTCATACCTTCTGGGGGTAGCATCCTACCGAGGGTTGTCAATTTATAA
- a CDS encoding GAF domain-containing protein — protein sequence MKRLDSLCRLIFNIYEAHTVAIYKRESNALRCLSFYTLSTNFTKWKTLSLDESLAGWVLRHKEPLIIANFSTETGALGYYEKDEEIKSFMAYPIGEVGVICLDSKKKYSFTDKEKKNLAGFIPLIIEEIEEEDKGSELEEKINELNTKKFIFSMFRDLLSKKLTIRDLLFEALRLSGGDTCFVGLEKGRKLEIKDAVGIGATEYNGRISPIGESIASSVIEGGGELLLPFDTGYFKEKPLIFEGEVFRARQFFGFPLLVEDIVFGVLGFATSKNRPLFESSITTLRDISTMLSMYYSALWTKEYLEKLKEADPVTGALQFNYFLRIAEELIKKPIKFALLKVALLNIRTFNRERGIDFTEEVLRKAYHLIVNISGGTSFVARKSGGKFYLIFPRKDPSSVKNTAKIIDYTIFKAIYECYNGKTKFERKEEAVQSRLVFFPEDGVELASLLEKLGE from the coding sequence ATGAAAAGGCTTGACAGTCTTTGCAGGCTTATCTTCAATATCTACGAGGCACACACAGTCGCCATTTACAAAAGAGAAAGTAACGCACTTAGATGTCTTTCTTTCTATACACTTTCCACAAACTTCACAAAATGGAAAACCCTCTCTTTGGACGAAAGCTTGGCGGGATGGGTCTTAAGGCATAAAGAACCTCTCATAATAGCCAATTTTTCAACTGAGACCGGAGCTCTCGGCTACTACGAGAAAGATGAGGAGATAAAGTCTTTTATGGCCTATCCTATAGGAGAAGTAGGGGTTATATGTCTTGACAGTAAAAAGAAGTATTCCTTCACGGATAAGGAGAAAAAAAATTTAGCCGGATTCATTCCCCTTATAATCGAGGAGATAGAGGAGGAGGATAAAGGTTCGGAACTGGAAGAAAAGATAAACGAACTTAACACAAAGAAGTTTATATTCTCTATGTTCAGAGATCTACTTTCTAAAAAGCTAACCATTCGAGATTTACTCTTCGAAGCACTTAGACTTTCTGGTGGTGATACGTGCTTTGTTGGGTTGGAAAAGGGAAGAAAACTCGAAATAAAGGACGCGGTTGGAATTGGAGCAACCGAGTATAACGGCAGAATCTCTCCCATTGGGGAAAGCATAGCCTCAAGCGTCATAGAGGGAGGGGGTGAACTCCTTCTTCCCTTCGACACTGGGTATTTCAAGGAGAAACCTCTAATTTTTGAAGGTGAAGTCTTTCGAGCCCGACAATTTTTCGGTTTTCCTCTTCTTGTCGAAGACATCGTCTTTGGCGTCTTAGGATTCGCAACAAGTAAAAATAGACCGCTCTTTGAGAGTTCCATTACCACTTTGAGGGACATCTCTACAATGCTTTCAATGTACTATTCGGCATTATGGACAAAGGAGTACCTTGAGAAATTAAAAGAGGCAGATCCCGTGACGGGTGCTTTGCAGTTTAATTACTTTTTGCGTATTGCCGAAGAGCTTATAAAAAAACCGATAAAATTTGCTCTTCTTAAGGTTGCGTTACTGAATATCCGGACGTTTAACCGTGAAAGGGGCATAGACTTTACCGAAGAAGTCTTGAGAAAGGCCTACCATCTAATAGTGAATATTTCAGGAGGGACCTCTTTTGTGGCAAGGAAGAGCGGGGGGAAATTCTACCTAATTTTTCCGAGGAAGGACCCATCGAGTGTGAAAAATACGGCAAAGATAATCGATTATACTATTTTTAAGGCCATCTACGAATGTTACAACGGAAAAACCAAGTTCGAAAGAAAAGAGGAGGCTGTTCAGTCAAGACTAGTTTTTTTTCCGGAAGATGGTGTAGAATTAGCCTCGCTTCTTGAAAAACTCGGAGAATAA
- a CDS encoding GntR family transcriptional regulator: protein MRRIALKRAESIRKKVYKYLREKILKGELKQGERIYEGRIAKEIGVSRTPVREALHALEHEGLLVSRSRVGYTVKILSKEEVYEICEIRKVIEGLAILWAMKKNREKLIRELRKNIELSEKRLNDGDVRSFIDLDARFHEAIAKISGSERILELALTLRRHMLMYRIESIYARENVERAIEGHKKILMALEEGSEDQIKKALMEHIDTSREDILKYAF, encoded by the coding sequence ATGCGGAGAATTGCGCTTAAAAGAGCGGAGTCGATAAGAAAAAAGGTCTATAAATACCTTAGGGAAAAGATACTGAAAGGAGAACTGAAGCAGGGCGAACGGATTTATGAGGGACGAATTGCGAAAGAGATAGGTGTTTCCCGTACCCCAGTGAGGGAAGCACTCCACGCTTTAGAGCACGAAGGGCTTTTAGTTTCACGTTCCAGGGTTGGCTATACGGTGAAAATTTTAAGCAAAGAAGAGGTTTACGAAATATGCGAGATAAGAAAAGTTATCGAAGGACTCGCGATTTTATGGGCAATGAAAAAGAATAGAGAGAAGCTCATCCGGGAGCTGAGAAAGAATATAGAGCTTTCTGAAAAGAGATTGAATGACGGTGATGTAAGGTCATTTATAGATCTCGATGCAAGATTTCACGAAGCAATCGCGAAAATAAGCGGTAGCGAAAGGATCCTAGAGCTTGCGCTCACTTTAAGACGCCATATGCTCATGTATAGGATTGAGAGTATTTACGCCAGAGAGAACGTGGAAAGAGCAATAGAGGGACATAAAAAAATACTTATGGCATTAGAAGAAGGCTCTGAGGATCAAATAAAAAAGGCGCTAATGGAGCACATAGACACATCGAGAGAGGATATTTTAAAATACGCCTTTTGA
- a CDS encoding MoaD/ThiS family protein yields MLSILMPCDFEGKRIDIDEPTTVKRLLERLSLNPESFLVLVNGRLATEEEVVKNSDIVKIVKVVSGG; encoded by the coding sequence ATGTTATCAATTCTCATGCCTTGTGATTTCGAGGGAAAGAGAATCGATATCGATGAGCCTACTACGGTAAAAAGATTACTTGAGAGGCTTTCCCTCAATCCCGAAAGTTTTCTCGTCCTTGTAAATGGAAGGCTTGCCACAGAGGAAGAAGTCGTAAAAAATAGTGACATTGTAAAAATTGTCAAGGTGGTTTCTGGCGGTTGA
- a CDS encoding TIGR00269 family protein, which produces MIKIRAYNTAFCSDHFLSFVERRAKETIRTFALLKEGESVLVAVSGGKDSLSLWHILKNLGYKSDGLYIHLGIDRYSDISLEKAVNFAKKIGGKLFVVRLKEIFEKGIRELSHTMRRKSCSACGTIKRYIMNRVALEEKYDSLATGHNLDDEASSLLGNLLYWKEPYLWKKNIALEAEKDRLSRKIKPFFLLSEREIAAYALLNGIDYVQDECPYSVGAKTLLYKEILNRIENESPGTKLNFVKGYLKRVEKETEDCKEKPSNYCRLCNYPSVGEKCAFCSLLQKINPDGVFKYEKLDFSL; this is translated from the coding sequence GTGATAAAAATAAGGGCCTATAACACAGCCTTCTGTTCTGACCACTTCTTGTCGTTTGTGGAAAGAAGGGCAAAAGAAACTATTCGAACCTTTGCCTTGCTAAAAGAGGGGGAGTCGGTTCTCGTCGCTGTCTCTGGTGGGAAAGACAGTCTTTCGCTCTGGCACATTTTAAAAAATCTCGGCTATAAATCGGATGGGCTTTACATTCATTTGGGCATAGACAGATACTCTGATATCTCTTTGGAGAAGGCTGTCAATTTCGCAAAAAAAATAGGTGGAAAGCTTTTCGTTGTCCGTCTAAAAGAGATATTCGAAAAAGGTATCAGAGAATTATCCCATACTATGAGGAGAAAGAGCTGCTCTGCATGTGGAACCATCAAAAGGTACATAATGAACAGGGTTGCCCTCGAAGAAAAATATGACTCTCTGGCAACGGGGCACAATCTAGACGACGAAGCTTCTTCTCTTTTGGGAAACCTCTTATACTGGAAGGAACCCTACCTTTGGAAGAAAAATATAGCTTTGGAAGCTGAAAAAGACCGCCTTTCAAGGAAAATAAAACCTTTCTTTCTCTTATCCGAGAGAGAAATAGCCGCGTATGCTTTACTAAACGGCATAGATTATGTACAAGATGAGTGTCCTTACTCGGTAGGTGCTAAGACCCTTCTATACAAAGAGATCTTAAATAGAATAGAGAATGAGTCTCCCGGAACAAAGCTTAATTTTGTTAAAGGTTATCTCAAAAGGGTCGAGAAAGAGACTGAAGATTGCAAAGAGAAGCCTTCGAACTATTGCAGATTGTGCAATTATCCATCCGTCGGTGAAAAATGTGCATTTTGCTCGCTCCTTCAAAAGATAAACCCAGATGGTGTTTTTAAATACGAAAAGTTGGATTTCAGTCTATGA
- a CDS encoding site-2 protease family protein, translating to MFKLILFILTVLSTTLVGGPQYSFAIMTILLAHEMGHYFMSKRYGIPASLPYFIPFPLSPFGTFGAIIKMKGIIINKKALFDIGVAGPIMSFIFSLPFTVIGMKLSNVQKIPEGPGFIRLGDPYLFKIVQRILFGELPSGYDIVLHPFGYAGWVGLFVTALNLLPVGQLDGGHVIYAIFGPSSRVIYFGTMVFMILLSVFYNPGWLALVLLLMIFGMRHPEPYDMETELDRKRKFLAILIFFIFALSFTPSPFPEFNVFDEIKKGL from the coding sequence ATGTTTAAGCTCATCCTCTTTATACTTACCGTTCTATCCACCACACTCGTTGGAGGTCCGCAGTACAGCTTTGCCATAATGACTATCCTTCTTGCCCATGAGATGGGCCATTACTTTATGAGCAAAAGATACGGGATTCCTGCGAGTCTCCCCTATTTCATCCCCTTTCCTCTTTCTCCATTTGGAACGTTTGGCGCCATAATAAAAATGAAAGGAATAATAATAAACAAAAAAGCCCTTTTCGATATCGGCGTTGCGGGTCCTATAATGAGTTTTATTTTTTCCTTACCATTTACTGTAATCGGAATGAAACTCTCGAACGTACAGAAGATTCCAGAGGGACCAGGATTTATAAGGCTTGGAGATCCCTACCTCTTCAAGATAGTGCAAAGGATCCTCTTTGGCGAGCTTCCCTCCGGCTACGATATAGTGCTTCACCCTTTTGGATACGCCGGATGGGTAGGTCTATTTGTAACAGCCTTAAATCTTCTCCCTGTTGGTCAGCTGGATGGCGGTCACGTAATTTATGCTATCTTCGGTCCGAGCTCGAGGGTAATCTATTTTGGTACGATGGTATTTATGATTCTTCTTTCGGTTTTTTACAATCCCGGATGGCTAGCTTTAGTTTTGCTTCTTATGATTTTTGGAATGAGGCATCCTGAGCCGTACGATATGGAAACGGAGTTAGACAGAAAGAGAAAGTTTCTTGCAATTTTAATCTTTTTCATTTTCGCCCTCTCTTTTACTCCATCACCTTTTCCGGAGTTCAACGTATTCGACGAGATCAAAAAAGGGTTATAA